In the genome of Xanthocytophaga agilis, one region contains:
- a CDS encoding chemotaxis response regulator protein-glutamate methylesterase — protein sequence MRKLKVLIIDDSALVRQTLTEIINADPMLEVMATAADPYLAAQKIKQSIPDVITLDIEMPRMDGLTFLKALMSQYPLPVVIISSLTQNGSSLALRALDLGAVEIIAKSEIRNTRQYLEESTIRITDTIKAASMVHVRKRSIIPVASTSQIGPDQTTANQSGLKSSSHKNTDTANSKIYNTTDKVIAIGASTGGTEAIRFLLKNIPANCPGILIVQHMPAGFTRSFAEQVNTLCDINVKEARDGERVMRGHAYISPGDRHMQLVRNGAQYTIRLREGELVNRHKPSVDVLFDSVAQSAGQNALGIIMTGMGKDGASGLLKMKEAGARTIAQDESSCVVFGMPKEAIKLGAADQIISLTDLPKKILAHFGTPFVSLR from the coding sequence ATGAGAAAGCTCAAAGTACTTATTATCGATGACTCTGCACTGGTTCGCCAGACCTTGACTGAAATCATTAACGCTGATCCGATGCTGGAGGTCATGGCAACGGCAGCAGACCCATATCTGGCTGCTCAAAAAATCAAGCAGTCCATTCCGGACGTAATTACATTGGATATTGAAATGCCTCGTATGGACGGACTTACCTTCCTGAAAGCACTCATGTCTCAGTATCCGCTACCCGTAGTCATCATTTCGAGTCTGACACAAAATGGAAGCTCACTGGCTTTGCGGGCACTGGATCTGGGTGCAGTAGAGATCATTGCCAAATCTGAAATCCGCAATACCAGACAATACCTGGAAGAATCCACCATCCGTATTACAGATACAATTAAGGCGGCTTCAATGGTTCATGTACGAAAACGAAGTATCATCCCTGTTGCTTCTACCAGTCAGATTGGTCCAGATCAAACTACTGCTAATCAATCTGGTTTAAAAAGCTCTAGTCATAAAAATACAGATACTGCTAACTCAAAGATATACAATACTACAGATAAAGTTATTGCCATAGGCGCTTCCACTGGGGGGACAGAGGCAATCCGCTTTCTACTGAAAAACATTCCTGCCAACTGTCCTGGTATTCTGATTGTTCAGCATATGCCTGCCGGCTTTACCCGTTCCTTTGCCGAACAAGTAAACACACTCTGTGATATCAATGTAAAAGAAGCTCGTGATGGGGAACGGGTCATGAGAGGCCATGCTTATATTTCCCCAGGTGACAGACACATGCAATTGGTGCGAAACGGTGCTCAGTACACTATACGGTTACGAGAAGGAGAGTTGGTGAACCGTCACAAACCTTCTGTAGATGTGCTATTTGATTCAGTGGCTCAAAGCGCTGGACAGAATGCATTGGGAATTATTATGACAGGTATGGGGAAAGATGGAGCCAGCGGATTATTAAAAATGAAAGAGGCAGGAGCAAGGACTATTGCTCAGGATGAAAGTTCGTGTGTTGTTTTTGGAATGCCCAAAGAAGCTATAAAGCTAGGCGCAGCCGATCAGATTATTAGTTTGACAGATCTTCCTAAAAAAATTCTGGCTCACTTTGGAACACCGTTTGTTTCATTACGTTAG
- a CDS encoding DUF2911 domain-containing protein: MCFSESGRKVILSVLCSVILSNGMVVCNQAIGQNIAQHVSQNSEPQIIDTDLNRIQVDSVITPVQRASPIAIATYKKSPIYIKVTYGQPMKRGREIFGKLEPYGQLWRTGSNEATEITTTQDLQIGNKILKAGTYTLFTVPDKDKWKIIFNSELGQWGAYTYDPSKDVLTTEVSSSNVDHLYEAFFIAFSQAQNGVEMILTWDKTKVVIPMTFVN; this comes from the coding sequence ATGTGTTTTTCTGAATCAGGAAGAAAGGTGATTTTATCTGTTTTGTGCAGTGTTATTTTGAGTAATGGGATGGTTGTATGTAATCAGGCCATAGGACAGAATATAGCACAGCATGTGTCTCAGAATTCAGAACCTCAGATTATAGATACGGACCTAAACAGAATACAGGTAGACTCTGTAATTACCCCTGTTCAAAGGGCCAGTCCTATTGCTATTGCCACCTATAAGAAATCTCCAATATATATCAAAGTAACCTATGGCCAGCCCATGAAGCGAGGCAGGGAGATTTTTGGCAAGCTGGAACCCTACGGCCAGCTATGGCGTACCGGCTCAAATGAAGCCACAGAAATAACTACTACCCAGGATCTGCAGATTGGGAATAAAATATTAAAAGCAGGTACTTATACATTGTTTACTGTACCTGACAAAGACAAATGGAAGATCATTTTCAACAGTGAGCTGGGACAATGGGGTGCCTATACTTATGATCCGTCAAAAGATGTATTAACCACTGAGGTAAGTTCATCTAATGTCGATCACCTTTATGAAGCTTTTTTTATTGCATTTAGTCAGGCTCAAAATGGAGTTGAAATGATTCTTACTTGGGACAAAACGAAAGTAGTCATACCCATGACTTTTGTAAATTAA
- a CDS encoding glycoside hydrolase family 97 protein, translating to MKKIAFALFLLCGFTPILQGQNNKQVYSVVEKITDKHTIHVKVPSTNITEHSYSKQDTNLAITSPDKLLTVLLGLRNGIPTYSVNYKGKLMLEESPLGLISTIGDFSQSMTLVSKKDSSIDKTYTQSKIKKSSVHYQANELTCTYVNSQKQQIQIVFRVSNNDIAFRYVLPLTGETARCIIKKETTGFNFPAFTTTFLTPQATPMIGWKQTKPSYEEEYTVDSPLGTPSKYGLGFTFPGLFRIGNQGWVLVSETGVGSSYCGSRLSEGTKDGLFTIAFPEKGENNGIGNSEPGVALPGETPWRTITIGENLKPIVETTIPFDVVEPLYKSSMDYKYGRATWSWIMWQDNSANYQDQVTYIDFAAKLGYEYVLIDALWDKQIGYERMSDLLKYAQSKGVDIFLWYNSNGFWNDAPQGPKQRMNTSVSRKKEMQWLKSLGVKGLKVDFFGGDKQETIKLYEDILSDANDYGLMVIFHGCTLPRGWERMYPNYVSSEAVLASENLIFNQHFDDNEAFNACLHPFIRNTVGSMDFGGTLLNKRLNRTNTGGTTRRTTDIFQLATAVLFQSPIQNFALAPNNLTDVPGFEIDFMKQVPTSWDETLYIDGYPGKYCVLARRHGTKWYVVGINAGKEALKLKLNLPMLKNSEVAYYTDKKDGKSSLEKAQIKQAGTVSVEIQPQGGIILTN from the coding sequence ATGAAAAAAATCGCTTTTGCTTTGTTCTTGCTTTGTGGGTTTACTCCAATACTGCAAGGACAAAACAACAAACAAGTATATAGTGTTGTGGAAAAAATAACCGACAAGCACACTATACATGTCAAAGTCCCCTCTACAAATATCACTGAACATTCCTATTCAAAGCAGGATACAAACCTCGCTATCACAAGTCCTGATAAACTTTTAACAGTTTTATTGGGTTTGCGAAATGGAATTCCTACCTATTCTGTAAACTATAAAGGAAAGCTGATGTTGGAAGAGTCTCCTCTTGGACTGATAAGTACTATTGGAGACTTTAGTCAGTCAATGACTTTGGTCAGTAAAAAAGATTCCTCTATTGATAAGACATATACCCAAAGTAAGATTAAAAAATCTTCGGTGCACTACCAGGCAAATGAACTGACCTGTACCTATGTCAATTCCCAGAAACAACAGATACAAATTGTTTTTAGAGTAAGCAACAATGATATCGCCTTCCGGTATGTTTTACCTCTGACCGGTGAGACTGCCCGCTGTATTATCAAAAAGGAAACAACTGGTTTTAATTTCCCTGCATTTACAACGACTTTCTTAACCCCACAGGCTACTCCGATGATTGGCTGGAAGCAAACTAAGCCGAGTTATGAGGAAGAATACACCGTTGATTCTCCACTAGGAACTCCTTCAAAATACGGTTTGGGATTTACTTTTCCTGGATTGTTTCGTATTGGAAATCAGGGTTGGGTATTGGTTTCTGAAACAGGGGTAGGAAGTTCGTATTGTGGCTCCCGGCTTAGTGAAGGTACAAAAGATGGGTTGTTTACTATCGCTTTCCCTGAAAAAGGAGAAAATAATGGCATTGGAAACTCAGAGCCTGGTGTCGCTTTACCAGGAGAAACCCCGTGGCGAACTATTACTATAGGAGAAAATCTTAAGCCTATTGTAGAAACAACCATTCCTTTTGATGTTGTGGAACCGCTTTACAAATCATCTATGGATTACAAATATGGACGGGCAACCTGGAGCTGGATCATGTGGCAGGACAACAGTGCAAACTACCAGGATCAGGTAACATACATTGACTTTGCTGCAAAACTGGGATACGAATATGTTTTAATAGATGCCTTATGGGATAAACAGATAGGGTATGAACGTATGTCTGACCTATTGAAGTATGCGCAATCGAAAGGGGTGGATATCTTTTTGTGGTATAATTCAAACGGGTTCTGGAATGATGCTCCACAAGGTCCTAAACAACGAATGAACACATCGGTCTCACGTAAAAAAGAGATGCAGTGGCTAAAAAGCCTAGGTGTGAAAGGACTGAAAGTTGATTTCTTCGGTGGTGACAAGCAGGAAACTATAAAATTGTATGAAGATATTCTGAGCGATGCCAATGACTATGGTTTAATGGTTATTTTCCATGGATGTACACTTCCAAGAGGATGGGAACGTATGTATCCGAATTATGTAAGTAGTGAAGCTGTACTGGCTTCTGAAAACCTAATCTTTAATCAGCATTTTGATGATAATGAGGCTTTCAATGCCTGTCTGCATCCTTTTATCCGTAACACTGTAGGAAGTATGGACTTTGGAGGTACTTTGCTAAATAAACGCCTCAACCGTACCAATACGGGTGGAACAACTCGCAGAACCACTGATATTTTTCAGCTGGCAACGGCTGTACTATTTCAAAGCCCAATTCAGAACTTTGCGTTAGCACCAAACAACCTGACTGATGTGCCTGGTTTTGAGATTGATTTCATGAAGCAAGTACCCACATCCTGGGATGAAACCCTTTATATTGATGGCTATCCTGGTAAATATTGTGTACTGGCGCGTCGTCATGGAACAAAATGGTATGTGGTAGGTATAAATGCCGGAAAGGAAGCCTTAAAACTAAAACTAAATCTACCTATGCTAAAGAATTCGGAAGTAGCCTACTACACTGATAAAAAAGATGGGAAGTCAAGCCTGGAAAAGGCTCAGATAAAGCAAGCCGGAACTGTATCAGTTGAAATTCAGCCTCAAGGTGGAATAATTCTGACCAATTAA
- a CDS encoding dihydrofolate reductase family protein yields MRKLKLQVQMTLDGFVAGPNGELDWMWIGKRDEGIFQQVIELADTCDTILLGRKMTPAFINHWENVLDNQPESAEQPLAKQMVGMRKIVFSISQTTIKGRNLEVENRDVAKVIQALKNQSGKDIMVYGGAAFVSSLISQNLVDEYYIFRRPVAIGNGLSIFKEQKSLELDSSITYKNGTILTKFLPV; encoded by the coding sequence ATGCGAAAATTAAAACTGCAGGTACAAATGACTCTGGATGGATTTGTAGCCGGACCGAATGGCGAATTGGACTGGATGTGGATCGGGAAACGTGACGAAGGCATCTTTCAGCAAGTGATCGAGTTGGCAGATACATGTGATACTATTTTACTGGGACGCAAAATGACTCCCGCATTCATTAATCACTGGGAAAATGTACTTGACAATCAACCTGAAAGCGCTGAACAACCTTTAGCAAAGCAAATGGTAGGCATGCGAAAGATTGTTTTCAGTATCTCACAAACAACCATCAAAGGCAGAAATCTCGAAGTAGAAAATCGAGATGTTGCAAAGGTAATACAGGCACTGAAAAACCAATCAGGGAAGGATATCATGGTATATGGTGGTGCTGCATTTGTAAGTTCGCTAATCAGTCAGAACCTTGTGGATGAATACTATATTTTTAGAAGACCTGTTGCTATCGGCAACGGTCTTTCTATTTTCAAAGAACAAAAATCTTTGGAACTTGATAGTTCCATTACGTATAAGAATGGTACCATTCTCACAAAATTTCTACCCGTATAG
- a CDS encoding DUF1877 family protein, whose amino-acid sequence MSQSATLYRVSQDTFKQLDNPNNTQGFDIDSAKSYSIFEGSFMALDYILSKGKDNSTTNLINEIFTPKQALGEEELENMTPEEQFEFYESGLYIPYLDIPIISKLSEFMNSISQANLSSDYDPKELNDNGIYPACWHTDNSSNLAFNEQHLLDDFEELKTIIKEAETEKDYILVFVG is encoded by the coding sequence ATGAGTCAATCAGCTACACTCTATAGGGTGTCACAGGACACTTTTAAACAATTAGACAACCCCAATAATACCCAAGGTTTTGACATTGATTCTGCGAAAAGCTATTCAATATTTGAAGGTTCTTTTATGGCACTTGACTATATTTTGTCCAAAGGAAAAGATAACTCAACAACCAATCTAATAAATGAAATATTTACCCCTAAACAAGCATTAGGAGAAGAAGAACTTGAAAATATGACACCAGAAGAGCAATTTGAGTTTTATGAAAGCGGACTTTACATTCCTTATCTGGACATACCCATAATTTCAAAACTTAGTGAATTCATGAATAGCATTTCACAAGCAAATCTTAGTTCGGACTATGACCCAAAGGAATTAAATGACAATGGTATTTACCCTGCATGTTGGCACACAGACAATTCGTCTAACCTAGCGTTTAATGAACAACACCTTTTGGATGACTTTGAAGAATTAAAAACAATTATAAAAGAAGCAGAGACTGAGAAAGACTATATTCTCGTCTTTGTTGGTTGA
- a CDS encoding beta-L-arabinofuranosidase domain-containing protein, whose product MKMYKVSLCVTLFITVLSQSFNTTQAQNGDQILDGIGETGIIARYVFDGDVKDWSRNNLHAKVQGSGVKFVNDNRFGKVLSLSGENNTFITIPGEALTELESISISGWIYLRSNQPGQRFFDFGKDATRHFFAAPAGTTTQQEYQAVIITEKTTKKGAASPTIELNKWVHLVVVIDIPSKSMISYVDSKPVSEAKDIPMELTDVFGKQTKEKLLYIGKSLVPSDPYLNALIHDFRIYRVPLTNKQVADIYRNAQKGLNEGSVNTTTKKEDDLPHFSPTEAQLYTAYLTQVSDVKVETETGNLPRLPSHVPGTYKNNRKGPDVRVVWPAPIDNTAVSKPGTYTVTGHVAGTNFQPKAFVTIKDAGKSTTPALKLETFDLAQVSLKGDPAGHETKFLENRDKFIQTLAKTDPNSFLYMFRHAFGQKQPEGATPLGVWDSQDTKLRGHATGHYLTAIAQAYAGTGFDKSLQAIFSQKMEYMVNTLYDLAQLSGKAKQPGGVQIADPTAVPYGPGKSAYDSDLSDEGIRTDYWNWGKGFISAYPPDQFIMLEKGAKYGGQKTQIWAPYYTLHKILAGLLDVYEVSHNKKALETAMGMGDWVYARLSKVPTDTLIKMWNTYIAGEFGGMNEVMARMYRITGKQEYLKTAQLFDNIRVFFGDTNHSHGLAKNVDMFRGLHANQHIPQIVGSIEMYRVSRNPEYYKIADNFWYKAVNDYMYSIGGVAGARNPANAECFISQPGSLYENGFSSEGQNETCATYNMLKLTSDLFLFDQRGEFMDYYERALYNHILASVDKDSPANTYHVPLRPGSVKQFGNADMTGFTCCNGTAIESSTKLQNSIYFKSKDNQALYVNLYIPSILKWKERNITVEQSTNFPKEDNTRLTIKGNGKFAINVRVPGWATKGFNVKINGKEQKLQAKPGSYLTISRTWKDGDTIELQMPFQFHLDPVMDQQNIASLFYGPILLAAQEPEARKDWHKVILDAEDLSKSIQGDPKQLQFTIDGVVFKPFYETYGRHSVYLDVTLK is encoded by the coding sequence ATGAAAATGTACAAAGTATCCTTGTGTGTCACACTCTTTATCACTGTTTTGTCTCAGAGTTTTAACACTACTCAGGCTCAAAATGGAGACCAGATATTGGACGGGATAGGGGAAACGGGAATAATTGCACGCTATGTATTTGATGGAGATGTCAAAGATTGGTCCCGAAATAATCTGCATGCCAAAGTTCAAGGAAGTGGAGTCAAATTTGTGAATGACAATCGGTTTGGAAAAGTTTTGTCACTCTCAGGAGAGAACAATACGTTTATTACAATCCCTGGAGAAGCGTTAACAGAGCTGGAATCAATCAGCATCTCAGGCTGGATATATTTGCGTTCGAACCAACCCGGCCAACGTTTTTTTGATTTTGGAAAGGATGCTACCCGGCATTTTTTTGCAGCTCCTGCCGGCACAACTACTCAACAAGAGTATCAGGCAGTAATAATCACAGAAAAAACTACTAAAAAAGGCGCTGCCTCTCCGACTATAGAACTGAACAAGTGGGTTCATCTTGTTGTTGTGATAGATATTCCGTCAAAGTCGATGATTAGTTATGTAGATAGTAAGCCTGTCAGTGAAGCCAAAGATATTCCAATGGAATTAACAGATGTATTCGGTAAGCAAACAAAAGAAAAACTACTTTATATCGGAAAATCACTCGTACCATCAGATCCTTATCTGAATGCTCTGATACACGATTTTCGTATCTATCGTGTTCCATTGACCAACAAACAGGTTGCCGACATTTATCGCAATGCCCAAAAGGGTCTCAATGAAGGTTCGGTAAATACGACGACCAAGAAAGAAGATGACCTTCCACATTTTTCTCCAACAGAAGCCCAACTTTATACCGCCTATTTAACTCAGGTGTCTGATGTAAAAGTAGAAACAGAAACAGGAAATCTGCCAAGATTACCAAGTCATGTACCAGGAACGTACAAGAATAACCGAAAAGGTCCGGATGTACGTGTTGTGTGGCCTGCTCCTATCGATAATACGGCAGTTAGTAAGCCTGGAACTTATACGGTTACTGGACATGTAGCAGGGACAAATTTTCAGCCAAAGGCATTTGTAACCATAAAAGATGCTGGCAAATCTACCACACCGGCCTTAAAACTGGAAACTTTTGATCTGGCCCAGGTTTCACTAAAAGGCGATCCTGCCGGACACGAAACAAAGTTTCTCGAAAATCGCGATAAGTTTATACAAACACTCGCCAAGACCGATCCTAACTCCTTTCTTTATATGTTTCGCCATGCGTTTGGTCAGAAACAACCAGAAGGAGCAACACCTTTGGGAGTATGGGATAGTCAGGACACGAAACTAAGAGGACATGCCACAGGGCATTACCTTACAGCCATTGCACAAGCCTATGCAGGCACAGGATTTGATAAATCCCTTCAAGCCATTTTCTCCCAAAAGATGGAGTATATGGTAAATACCCTGTACGATTTAGCCCAATTATCGGGCAAGGCAAAGCAACCAGGTGGTGTACAGATAGCTGATCCGACAGCTGTACCCTATGGACCGGGAAAATCAGCTTACGACTCGGATCTTAGCGATGAAGGTATTCGTACCGATTACTGGAACTGGGGAAAAGGATTTATCAGTGCCTATCCTCCCGATCAGTTTATTATGTTGGAAAAAGGAGCCAAGTATGGCGGACAGAAAACCCAGATTTGGGCACCATACTATACCTTGCATAAAATTCTGGCCGGCTTACTGGATGTATATGAAGTAAGCCATAATAAAAAGGCTCTTGAAACAGCAATGGGCATGGGAGACTGGGTATATGCCCGCTTGAGTAAGGTCCCAACAGATACACTCATAAAAATGTGGAATACCTACATTGCTGGTGAGTTCGGAGGTATGAATGAAGTAATGGCCCGCATGTACCGGATTACAGGTAAGCAGGAGTACCTTAAAACAGCACAGCTATTTGATAATATCCGGGTGTTCTTTGGTGATACAAATCATTCGCACGGCTTGGCCAAAAATGTAGATATGTTCCGTGGATTACATGCCAATCAACATATCCCTCAGATAGTAGGAAGTATCGAAATGTATCGTGTTTCTCGAAATCCGGAATATTACAAGATAGCTGATAACTTTTGGTACAAGGCAGTCAATGATTATATGTATAGCATTGGAGGGGTTGCAGGTGCACGTAATCCTGCCAATGCAGAGTGTTTTATTAGTCAGCCGGGCTCACTATATGAAAATGGATTCTCATCCGAAGGACAAAACGAAACGTGCGCTACCTACAACATGTTAAAACTAACCAGTGATCTGTTTCTTTTTGATCAGCGGGGAGAGTTCATGGATTATTACGAACGTGCATTGTATAACCATATATTGGCTTCGGTAGACAAAGATAGCCCCGCCAATACATACCACGTACCGCTCAGGCCAGGATCTGTCAAACAATTTGGTAATGCGGATATGACAGGATTTACCTGTTGCAATGGCACAGCCATTGAGAGTAGTACCAAACTACAAAACTCAATCTACTTTAAAAGCAAAGACAACCAGGCACTTTATGTCAACCTATACATACCTTCAATACTAAAGTGGAAAGAACGCAATATAACAGTGGAGCAATCAACGAACTTTCCAAAGGAAGATAATACTCGTCTGACTATTAAGGGTAATGGAAAATTTGCTATCAATGTACGGGTACCAGGCTGGGCTACCAAAGGTTTTAATGTAAAAATTAACGGCAAAGAGCAAAAGCTTCAGGCTAAGCCAGGCAGCTACCTGACAATAAGCCGCACCTGGAAAGATGGAGATACAATAGAACTACAAATGCCCTTCCAGTTTCATCTCGACCCGGTTATGGATCAGCAGAATATAGCTAGTTTATTTTATGGACCGATATTGCTGGCAGCTCAGGAACCTGAAGCAAGAAAGGACTGGCACAAAGTAATCCTGGATGCTGAAGATTTAAGCAAGTCTATACAAGGCGATCCAAAGCAGCTACAATTCACTATTGATGGTGTAGTTTTTAAACCCTTTTATGAAACATACGGACGTCATTCTGTTTATCTGGATGTGACGTTAAAATAG
- a CDS encoding DUF808 domain-containing protein: protein MPSGFFALLDDISALVKTSAASLDDVPTQIAKTTGKVSGIVIDDTAVTPKYVVGLDPSRELSIIYQIAKKSLINKILILSPAALLLGYFAPWAITPILMVGGAYLCFEGYEKVHSLFSKSHNTNTEEQEETKVITPEQLEKERVNGAVRTDIILSAEIIAIAYSQVTGQSIVNQIVVMLAVAMFITVAVYGFVALLVKADDIGVSLTRDKYSPAMQKFGRGIVKFMPHFLQLLGYIGTAAMLWVGAEIIAHGIPFTSHLLHILEESLAKIPILAWFAKALACGIAGLMLGFIIDKIVMLVRKTFRKQK from the coding sequence ATGCCTTCAGGATTTTTTGCTTTATTAGATGATATTTCGGCTTTGGTTAAGACCAGTGCTGCCAGTTTAGATGATGTACCTACTCAGATAGCCAAGACAACCGGAAAAGTTTCCGGTATTGTGATTGACGATACAGCGGTTACCCCAAAGTATGTTGTGGGCCTTGATCCGTCCCGCGAGCTCTCCATCATCTACCAGATTGCAAAAAAGTCATTGATCAATAAAATACTTATTTTAAGTCCGGCGGCTTTATTACTTGGCTATTTTGCTCCCTGGGCTATCACACCCATTTTGATGGTAGGAGGAGCTTATTTGTGTTTTGAAGGGTATGAAAAGGTGCATTCTCTGTTTAGTAAATCTCATAACACCAATACCGAAGAACAAGAAGAAACAAAAGTCATTACACCAGAGCAACTGGAAAAAGAACGAGTGAATGGTGCTGTTCGTACTGATATTATCCTATCGGCAGAAATTATTGCTATTGCCTATAGTCAGGTAACTGGACAATCGATAGTAAATCAGATAGTGGTCATGTTGGCTGTAGCTATGTTTATTACAGTTGCCGTATATGGATTTGTGGCATTACTGGTAAAAGCAGATGATATCGGCGTAAGCCTGACCAGAGATAAATATAGCCCTGCCATGCAAAAATTTGGTCGTGGCATTGTAAAGTTTATGCCACACTTCCTACAACTTTTAGGATATATAGGTACAGCAGCTATGCTCTGGGTTGGAGCCGAAATCATTGCACATGGGATTCCATTTACCAGTCATTTATTGCACATTCTAGAGGAATCCTTAGCTAAAATACCCATACTCGCATGGTTTGCCAAGGCATTGGCCTGTGGTATTGCCGGACTTATGCTAGGCTTTATCATTGATAAGATTGTGATGTTGGTCAGAAAGACTTTTCGTAAGCAGAAATGA